From the Quercus lobata isolate SW786 chromosome 6, ValleyOak3.0 Primary Assembly, whole genome shotgun sequence genome, one window contains:
- the LOC115949727 gene encoding uncharacterized protein LOC115949727: MASFNPLVAILNQNKLTGSNYVDWKRNLNIVLTAEEHKYVLSQHCPNFPSLDAPLEEKQRYDRWQKSNEMAKCYILASISNVLQHQMQDVELASDIMLSLKEMFGEEGRSARQETMR, translated from the coding sequence ATGGCATCTTTTAACCCACTTGTTgctattcttaatcaaaacaaactaacTGGATCCAATTATGTTGATTGGAAAAGAAACTTGAACATTGTTCTCACTGCTGAAGAGCACAAGTATGTGCTTAGTCAACATTGTCCCAACTTTCCATCATTAGATGCTCCTCTTGAGGAAAAACAGCGATATGATCGTTGGCAGAAATCTAATGAGATGGCCAAGTGCTATATCCTAGCATCTATCTCAAATGTTCTACAGCATCAAATGCAGGATGTAGAACTAGCTTCAGACATAATGCTAAGTCTGAAGGAGATGTTTGGTGAGGAAGGCCGTTCTGCAAGGCAAGAAACTATGAGGTaa